The genomic region TCGCGTGCCCGGCTGTACGAGGTAAGGAAAAAGATGAGCATGCTTTTTCAGTCTGGTGCCTTATTTACAGACCTTAACGTCTTTGATAACGTCGCCTGGCCACTGCGTGAGCATACACAGCTGCCAACTGAGCTGTTACACAGTACCGTGATGATGAAACTTGAGGCTGTTGGCCTGCGTGGTGCTGCACAACTAAAGCCTTCAGAGCTATCCGGTGGAATGGCACGTCGGGCGGCGCTGGCCAGAGCCATCGCTCTGGAGCCGGATTTAATTATGTTCGATGAACCTTTTGTCGGACAGGACCCTATCACGATGGGTGTTTTGGTGAAGCTAATTGATGAGCTTAATCATTCCCTTGGTATGACCTGCATCGTGGTTTCTCATGATGTGCCGGAAGTGTTGAGCATCGCTGATTATGCTTACATCATTGCCGGACAGAAGATTATCGCGCATGGAACGTCAGAAGCACTGCGTGATAACAAAGATACAAGGGTGCGTCAGTTTATTGATGGTATTGCAGACGGCCCCGTGCCGTTTCGTTATCCCGCAGGAGATTATCTGCGGGATTTAATCGGTTCAGGGAGTTAATTGACGGATGTTTTTACGATCGCTTGCATCGACAGGACGCAAAGGAATTAATACCTGTGCTTCTTTTGGTCGGGCTGGACTTATGCTTTTTCACGCGTTGGTTGGGGTTCCTCGTTTTCGTAAACATGCGCCCTTACTGGTGAAACAGCTCTACAGCATTGGCGTACTGTCGTTGCTGATTATTGTTGTTTCTGGCCTGTTTATTGGCATGGTGCTGGGGTTGCAGGGGTACCTTGTGTTGAACACGTATGGGGCTGAAAGTAGCCTCGGCATGTTGGTCGCTCTGTCATTATTGCGTGAGCTTGGGCCGGTAGTGACTGCTCTACTGTTTGCTGGCAGGGCGGGTTCGGCATTGACGGCTGAAATCGGTCTGATGAAGGCAACACAGCAACTTTCCAGTATGGAAATGATGGCGGTTGACCCGCTCAGGAGAATCATTTCACCGCGCTTTTGGGCAGGGCTTATCAGTATGCCGTTGCTGACCTTGATTTTTGTTGCGGTAGGAATAATTGGAGGGGCGATTGTGGGTGTCAGCTGGAAGGGGATTGACACAGGCTTCTTCTGGTCAGCTATGCAAAATGCGGTTGACGTCCGTACTGATATTGTCAACTGTGTCATTAAAAGCGCGGTATTCGCTGTCACAGTAAGCTGGATTGCACTTTTTAATGGCTATGATGCGATTCCAACTTCGGAGGGCATTAGCAGAGCCACCACGCGCACGGTGGTGCATGCTTCTCTTGCGATTCTTGGTTTAGATTTTGTGCTGACGGCACTGATGTTTGGGAACTGATTTAATGCAAACGAAAAAAAGCGAAATTTTGGTAGGTGCATTTTTATTGCTGGCGCTGGCTGCTGCGTTGTTTTTGTGCCTGCGTGTGGCTGACCTGAAATCATTGGGTAGCGAGCCGACATGGCGATTGTATGCCACTTTTAACAATATCGGAGGCCTGAAAATTGGCTCTCCAGTTAAAATCGGTGGGGTGGTGATTGGCCGGGTCACCAATATCGGTCTGGATAGTAAAACCTATTCTCCGCGTATTACGATGAATATCAACGATAAATATAAGCAGTTGCCAGATACCAGCTCATTGGCAATCAGAACATCCGGCTTGCTTGGAGAACAATTTCTGGCATTGAACGTAGGTTTTGACGACCCTGAAATGGGAACTTCTATGCTTAAGGATGGTAGCACATTGCAGGATACTAAATCAGCAATGGTGCTGGAAGACCTTATTGGTCAGTTTATTTACAAGAGCGGCAACACTAATAACGATAAAAATGCGTCGGCAGCAGCGGAGGACGCGAACGGGAAATCTGCGCCGACTGCAACGGTACATTCAGATGAGGGCAAATGATGTTTAAACGTTTCTTAATGGTAGCAATGCTGATTATTGCACCGGCGGCGGCTCACGCGACAGTTGATCAGACAAACCCCTACAAGCTAATGAATGAGGCGGCAGAAAAAACCTTTACCCGCCTTAAAAATGAGCAGCCAAAGATTAAGCAAACCCCTGATTATCTGCGCCAAATAGTTCGTGAGGAATTGCTGCCGTACGTACAAATCAAGTATGCAGGTGCGTTGGTACTTGGGCGCTACTATCGGGAAGCAACCCCCGCGCAACGCGAGGCCTATTTTAGCGCTTTTGGCGACTATCTTGCTCAGGCATACGGTCAGGCGCTGGCGCTTTATAACGGCCAGAGCTATCAAATTGCCCCCGAACAGCCGTATGCTGATGCCAGTATCATCGCTATTCGTGTGACAGTAATCGATCCAAATGGTCGGCCTCCCGTGCGTGTCGACTTCCAGTGGCGTAAAAACACCCGGACTGGCGACTGGCAGGCCTACGATATGGTTGCTGAAGGTGTAAGCATCATTACGACTAAACAGAACGAATGGAGTGATGTGCTGCGCCAAAAAGGAGTTGATGGTTTGACTCAGTTGCTTAAATCTTACGCCAATCGACCTATCAGGTTGGACAAAAAGCTAAAATGAGCGAGCAACTTAACTGGCATTTAGAGGGTGACCAACTGTTTTTGTCTGGAAAACTGGAGCAACAGACGCTTATAGCGCTATGGCAACAGCGTGAAATTATTATGACGCAGGTCAGCATTATCAATGTCTCTGCGCTTGAAAGAGTTGATACGGCGGGGCTGGCATTGCTTGTTCATCTACGACAAATTGCGCTGGATAAGGGATTAAAGCTTTGCTTCACTGGCATTACGGAAAAGCTTCGTACGCTGATTTTGCTCTATAATCTTCCGCAAATTATCACATCGCACTCCTGATAAATGTGTTTATCTCTTTAAAAAAACCTCTGCGTTGGCAGAGGTTTTTTTTGCTTGTTTAAGATAGCTCCACTTTCCACTAAGATGTGTGTCTTGTTAATCCTTTAGTGAATTCTGAAGCGTTATGGAAACCAGTGAAATTCAATCCGTGCTAATGAGTGCATTACCTTTGCAGGAAGTCCACGTAACTGGCGATGGCAGCCACTTTCAGGTGGTCGCAGTTGGCGAGTTATTCGGTGAACTCAGCCGCGTGAAGAAACAACAAACGGTGTATGCTCCGCTTATGGCTTACATTGCGGATAACCGTATTCACGCTGTATCCATCAAAACTTATACCCCTGATGAATGGGAGCGTGACCGCAAGCTAAATGGGTTTTAATGTCCACCGCGCGTGCGGGGGACAGAAAATGTATGTTTGATGAAAGAGAACTGTTGCAATGGATAAATTTTGTGTGCAGGGGCCAACCCGCTTAAGCGGGGAAATAACAATTTCTGGCGCTAAAAATGCGGCGCTGCCGATCCTGTTCGCTGCGCTGCTGGCATCCGATCCTGTCGAGATCCAAAATGTCCCAAAACTGAAGGACATTGATACCACCATGAAACTACTCGCTCAACTGGGTGTGAAAGTGGAGCGCAATGGTTCAGTGCATCTGGACACCAGTGAGGTCAATATTTACTGTGCGCCTTATGAGCTTGTGAAAACTATGCGAGCTTCCATTTGGGCACTTGGTCCTCTGGTGGCACGTTTCGGGCAGGGGCAGGTTTCTTTGCCTGGGGGGTGTGCTATCGGTGCCCGTCCGGTTGATTTGCATATCACCGGTCTTGAACAGCTGGGTGCTGAAATCAAGCTCGAAGAAGGCTACGTTAAGGCGTCAGTGAATGGACGTCTGAAAGGAGCACATATCGTTATGGATAAGGTCAGCGTTGGCGCGACCGTTACCATTATGAGTGCAGCCACTTTGGCCACAGGTACGACCGTAATTGAAAATGCCGCGCGTGAGCCGGAAATTGTTGATACAGCCAATTTTCTCAACGCCATTGGTGCAAAAATCAGCGGCGCGGGCAGAGATCGTATAACTATTGAAGGCGTCGAGCGTTTAGGGGGAGGTGTTTACCGTGTCCTGCCGGATCGCATTGAAACGGGAACCTTCCTGATTGCAGCGGCAATATCGGGAGGAAAAGTTGTTTGCAGGTCCACTCAACCCGACATATTGGATGCCGTGCTGGCAAAGCTGCGTGAAGCCGGAGCGGATATTGAGCTGGGGCCAGACTGGATTAGCCTTGATATGCATGGCAAACGCCCTAAAGCAGTTAATTTCCGTACTGCTCCCCACCCAGGTTTCCCTACCGATATGCAGGCGCAGTTCAGTCTGCTGAACCTGATTGCTGAAGGTACTGGTGTGATCACCGAAACGATCTTCGAAAACCGTTTTATGCATGTGCCTGAGTTAATTCGCATGGGGGCACATGCCGAGCTGGAAAGTAATACCGCTATTTGTCATGGCGTTGAAAAACTTTCTGGAGCACAAGTTATGGCTACCGATCTGCGAGCGTCAGCCAGCCTTGTGCTAGCTGGATGTATTGCTCATGGTACTACCATTGTCGACCGTATCTATCATATTGATCGTGGCTATGAGCATATTGAAGATAAACTAAAGGCGCTGGGAGCCAATATTGAGCGAGTAAGCGGAGAAGAATAAACATTGCATTGAAATTAAGGCCGGTAGCTACCATTACACTACCGGCCTTTTTTCATGTTCTGATTAATCTTTTACGATCTATCAGGTTCTGGTTTACTGGATCGTAATAACGGCTCGGCCAGATTTCAGCTGGGTGAATCATTAATGCTTCAGCAATAAGCCATTCTCCTTTTGGCCAGGGGCGAAATAACGCATTCGCCAGGGTTGAGGAACTCAACCCCGCTTCTCGGGACAGTGCCGCCAGAGTGGTGCCCTGTTTGCGCAAACCTGCAATGATGTCAGCATTATGCCAATCTTTTTTCTTCTGTAGCATTTATTCGTCCTCCATGAACACAGGATAATTTATAGCAATAAATTTCCAGTATTTTCCAATTATTTCTTAATGAGCATGCGTTTTTGTGCCATGTTACGCAAAAGTCAGGAAACGAAGTGAAAGATTTTCAGCGCTCTTCGTCTGAAAGGTATGCATGTGTCGAGCTAAAACAGACCATAGTATTGACACAGATTATTGATTTATAAGAAGAGGGGTGCAAAAAAGGAGCCTTATTTATTCATAGAATGAAAATATAAAGACAATAAGGCAGTGCAAATCTATTGATAGCAAGGCTGGTAGGGCATGCTTTTTAGTATCCATCGAGCCTGTACATAGATTTGTGTAATTGCCTGATTTTGATATGTTCAATCCAGCATCAAAAGCAGGTTAATTTATGGACGAAAAACAGTCGCAGGCCCTGGCTAACGAACTGGACAAAAATCTCAAAACCCCTGACGATCTCAGCCAGTTTGAGCGCCTGCTGAAAAAATCAGTGTCGGGGCGGCGCTCAACGCCGAAATGACCCGTCACCCCGGCGACGATAAAAATCAGCCAGAACCGGCGACCAACGCCTGCAACGGCTATTCCACAAAGACAGTGACCACCAGCGATGGCCCGCCGGAGCTGCGTACACCGCGCGATCGTGATGGCTCCTTTGAACCGCAACGGGTGAAGAAAAACCAGACCCGGAGCACCGGGGTAGATAACCCGATCTTATCGTTGTACGCCAAAGGGATGACCACCCGCGAGATAGCGGCCGCGTTCAAAGAGCTGTATGACGCCGATGTCTCGCCAGCGCTGCTCTCAAAGGTAGCTGATGCCGTCATGGAGCAGGTCACCGGATGGCAAAACCGGCCACTGGATGCCGTTTGTCCCATCGTTTACCCTGACTGTATCGTCCTGAAGGTCCGGCTGGACAGTCGCGTCATCAATAAATCCGTGCTCCTTGCCCCGGGTATCAACATCGAAGGCCAGAAAGAACTGCCGGGTATGTGGCTGGCCGAAAACGAGGGCGCGAAGTTCTGGCTCCATGTGCTGACCGAATTAAAAAATCGCGGCCTGAACGATATCCTCATCGCCTGTGTTGATGGTCTGAAGGGCTTCCCGGACGCTATCAACGCGGTGTATCCGCAGGCCCGCGTCCAGCTGTGCGTCGTGCATATGGTGCGCAACAGTCTGCGGTTCGTCTCCTGGGAGGACTACAAAGCCGTCACCCGTGACCTGAAAGCCATCTGTCAGGCCACCACGGAAGAAGCAGATCAGCGGGCGCGGGAAGCGTTCGCCGGCACCCGGGACAGCCGCTACCCCCAAATAAGCCGGAGCTGGCAGGCAAACCGGGCCAGCCTGTCGACGTTCTTCGCTTACCCGGCAGACATCCGCAAGACGCTCGACACGACCAGCGCCATCGAGTCGCTGAACAGCGTGATCCGGGATGCCATCAA from Erwinia tracheiphila harbors:
- the ibaG gene encoding BolA family iron metabolism protein IbaG, whose protein sequence is METSEIQSVLMSALPLQEVHVTGDGSHFQVVAVGELFGELSRVKKQQTVYAPLMAYIADNRIHAVSIKTYTPDEWERDRKLNGF
- a CDS encoding helix-turn-helix domain-containing protein, giving the protein MLQKKKDWHNADIIAGLRKQGTTLAALSREAGLSSSTLANALFRPWPKGEWLIAEALMIHPAEIWPSRYYDPVNQNLIDRKRLIRT
- the murA gene encoding UDP-N-acetylglucosamine 1-carboxyvinyltransferase, which codes for MDKFCVQGPTRLSGEITISGAKNAALPILFAALLASDPVEIQNVPKLKDIDTTMKLLAQLGVKVERNGSVHLDTSEVNIYCAPYELVKTMRASIWALGPLVARFGQGQVSLPGGCAIGARPVDLHITGLEQLGAEIKLEEGYVKASVNGRLKGAHIVMDKVSVGATVTIMSAATLATGTTVIENAAREPEIVDTANFLNAIGAKISGAGRDRITIEGVERLGGGVYRVLPDRIETGTFLIAAAISGGKVVCRSTQPDILDAVLAKLREAGADIELGPDWISLDMHGKRPKAVNFRTAPHPGFPTDMQAQFSLLNLIAEGTGVITETIFENRFMHVPELIRMGAHAELESNTAICHGVEKLSGAQVMATDLRASASLVLAGCIAHGTTIVDRIYHIDRGYEHIEDKLKALGANIERVSGEE
- the mlaE gene encoding lipid asymmetry maintenance ABC transporter permease subunit MlaE; translation: MFLRSLASTGRKGINTCASFGRAGLMLFHALVGVPRFRKHAPLLVKQLYSIGVLSLLIIVVSGLFIGMVLGLQGYLVLNTYGAESSLGMLVALSLLRELGPVVTALLFAGRAGSALTAEIGLMKATQQLSSMEMMAVDPLRRIISPRFWAGLISMPLLTLIFVAVGIIGGAIVGVSWKGIDTGFFWSAMQNAVDVRTDIVNCVIKSAVFAVTVSWIALFNGYDAIPTSEGISRATTRTVVHASLAILGLDFVLTALMFGN
- the mlaB gene encoding lipid asymmetry maintenance protein MlaB, yielding MSEQLNWHLEGDQLFLSGKLEQQTLIALWQQREIIMTQVSIINVSALERVDTAGLALLVHLRQIALDKGLKLCFTGITEKLRTLILLYNLPQIITSHS
- the mlaD gene encoding outer membrane lipid asymmetry maintenance protein MlaD; the protein is MQTKKSEILVGAFLLLALAAALFLCLRVADLKSLGSEPTWRLYATFNNIGGLKIGSPVKIGGVVIGRVTNIGLDSKTYSPRITMNINDKYKQLPDTSSLAIRTSGLLGEQFLALNVGFDDPEMGTSMLKDGSTLQDTKSAMVLEDLIGQFIYKSGNTNNDKNASAAAEDANGKSAPTATVHSDEGK
- the mlaF gene encoding phospholipid ABC transporter ATP-binding protein MlaF, with the translated sequence MGQTAMNLVDVRGVSFIRGNRQIFDNISLTVPKGKVTAIMGPSGIGKTTLLRLIGGQLRPDSGEIWFNGENIPRLSRARLYEVRKKMSMLFQSGALFTDLNVFDNVAWPLREHTQLPTELLHSTVMMKLEAVGLRGAAQLKPSELSGGMARRAALARAIALEPDLIMFDEPFVGQDPITMGVLVKLIDELNHSLGMTCIVVSHDVPEVLSIADYAYIIAGQKIIAHGTSEALRDNKDTRVRQFIDGIADGPVPFRYPAGDYLRDLIGSGS
- the mlaC gene encoding phospholipid-binding protein MlaC, with amino-acid sequence MFKRFLMVAMLIIAPAAAHATVDQTNPYKLMNEAAEKTFTRLKNEQPKIKQTPDYLRQIVREELLPYVQIKYAGALVLGRYYREATPAQREAYFSAFGDYLAQAYGQALALYNGQSYQIAPEQPYADASIIAIRVTVIDPNGRPPVRVDFQWRKNTRTGDWQAYDMVAEGVSIITTKQNEWSDVLRQKGVDGLTQLLKSYANRPIRLDKKLK